The proteins below come from a single Roseiflexus sp. RS-1 genomic window:
- a CDS encoding GTP-binding protein produces MQIVKIVITGGYAAGKTRFIRTISDIEPVSTDYAVTTEEERALKHETTVALDFGVIAINEHLSLYLFGTPGQERFDFMWEHLAFGALGYVVMVDSCRPAHFAETQRLMDRFASITDVPFVVAANKQDDETALPPAYIRRRLGVPEDVPVLPCVASDRSSVKRVLLSLLHLIAERVQD; encoded by the coding sequence ATGCAGATCGTGAAGATCGTTATCACCGGCGGATATGCGGCGGGTAAAACCCGGTTCATTCGCACCATCAGCGATATCGAACCGGTATCGACCGACTACGCCGTCACGACGGAGGAGGAGCGCGCACTCAAGCACGAAACGACTGTCGCGCTCGATTTTGGCGTCATTGCGATCAACGAGCATCTGAGTCTGTACCTGTTCGGCACGCCAGGGCAGGAACGCTTCGATTTTATGTGGGAACACCTGGCGTTTGGCGCGCTTGGGTATGTGGTCATGGTCGATAGTTGCCGCCCGGCGCACTTTGCCGAAACACAGCGGTTGATGGATCGATTCGCGTCGATCACTGACGTGCCGTTTGTCGTGGCGGCAAACAAACAGGATGATGAGACGGCATTGCCACCGGCATATATTCGCCGTCGCCTGGGTGTTCCGGAAGACGTGCCGGTGCTGCCGTGCGTGGCAAGTGATCGCAGCAGCGTCAAACGGGTGTTGCTGAGTCTGCTGCATTTGATTGCTGAGCGGGTTCAGGATTAA
- a CDS encoding protoglobin domain-containing protein, with the protein MSVDRSSWQIKDEAVLAELVQLMNLSADEAAILKSLHDAAQKQAPAMREDFYKRLLAHPQTAEYFSNINMKHMYETLQNWFVELFNGVYDETYARRRITIGRVHVRIGLPVRYPIAMLDVAMAHAEAVARTHPQPDAAMAAVRKVIALDVAVFNQAYEDRQIQILADTVGNERLARRLLSEE; encoded by the coding sequence ATGTCTGTCGATCGATCGAGCTGGCAGATCAAAGACGAAGCGGTACTGGCTGAACTCGTCCAGTTGATGAACCTCAGCGCCGATGAAGCCGCAATTCTCAAGTCGCTGCACGATGCGGCGCAGAAGCAGGCGCCAGCAATGCGCGAGGATTTCTACAAACGACTGCTCGCACATCCGCAGACCGCTGAGTATTTCAGCAATATCAATATGAAGCACATGTATGAGACGCTTCAGAACTGGTTTGTTGAATTGTTTAATGGGGTCTACGACGAAACCTATGCCCGGCGTCGCATTACTATCGGCAGGGTGCATGTCAGGATCGGGCTGCCGGTGCGCTATCCCATTGCCATGCTCGATGTGGCGATGGCGCATGCCGAAGCCGTTGCGCGCACCCATCCGCAGCCGGACGCGGCGATGGCAGCAGTGCGCAAGGTGATCGCGCTCGATGTGGCAGTGTTCAATCAGGCATACGAAGATCGCCAGATTCAGATCCTTGCCGACACGGTCGGAAATGAACGACTGGCACGGCGATTGCTCTCTGAAGAATAG
- a CDS encoding roadblock/LC7 domain-containing protein, with the protein MASRQEQITAIIDQLMTNTGTDVVGAAAVGLDGIALASRMSSEVSNERLAAVAATIMGVTRRVGNELRIGFAEEIIIKANKGLFMVLPAGDQSLLAISLRQDANLGLVRLEARDAARSIGQILTMVYSPN; encoded by the coding sequence ATGGCTTCCCGGCAAGAACAGATCACAGCCATCATCGACCAGTTGATGACCAACACCGGAACCGATGTCGTCGGCGCTGCCGCTGTGGGGCTCGATGGCATCGCACTCGCTTCGCGCATGTCATCGGAAGTCAGCAATGAGCGACTGGCAGCCGTGGCCGCCACCATCATGGGCGTTACGCGACGGGTTGGCAATGAGTTACGAATTGGTTTTGCTGAAGAGATTATCATTAAGGCCAACAAAGGGTTGTTTATGGTGTTGCCTGCTGGCGACCAGAGCCTGCTCGCCATCAGCCTGCGGCAGGACGCCAATCTGGGATTGGTGCGCCTGGAGGCTCGTGATGCCGCGCGCTCAATCGGTCAAATCCTCACCATGGTATACTCCCCAAATTGA
- a CDS encoding DUF4388 domain-containing protein — protein MALEGTLRDMSLSDLFHVFRMGPKTGVLLLASASSRAIVYVAAGTLIDAAVVRLPDRVVVAAQDEAVIQMLLWDDATFVFRHDPAVAQRPVRIRHDAEHLILESMKRRQNLQAALPYHHITLDTSLQLSPLTSGRESNVILSVDQWRLLSQIPHCPTVRAISAATGIPPDQTIRLVLELMAIGLIEIVPTRRPASPSAHRREMFATETEEQAAIPQLMMQPGSHAQPVAHERRMPVRRSLIDAVMRRVRAL, from the coding sequence ATGGCGCTCGAAGGAACCCTCCGCGACATGTCACTCAGCGATCTCTTTCACGTCTTTCGGATGGGACCAAAAACCGGTGTGCTCCTCCTGGCAAGTGCCAGTTCGCGCGCCATTGTGTATGTCGCCGCTGGAACCTTGATCGACGCAGCAGTGGTGCGTCTCCCTGATCGTGTGGTGGTCGCTGCTCAGGATGAGGCGGTGATCCAGATGTTGCTCTGGGATGACGCAACCTTCGTCTTCCGCCACGATCCAGCAGTCGCACAACGTCCGGTACGCATTCGACACGATGCCGAGCACCTCATTCTGGAAAGTATGAAGCGTCGTCAGAACCTTCAGGCAGCGCTTCCGTACCACCACATCACGCTCGATACATCTTTGCAACTATCACCATTGACTTCCGGGCGCGAAAGCAATGTGATTCTCAGCGTGGATCAGTGGCGGCTGCTGAGCCAGATCCCGCATTGTCCGACTGTCCGCGCCATCAGTGCTGCGACCGGCATCCCCCCTGACCAGACGATCCGCCTGGTGCTGGAACTCATGGCCATCGGTCTGATCGAGATCGTTCCCACCAGGCGACCGGCATCGCCCTCTGCGCATCGTCGCGAGATGTTTGCAACCGAGACCGAAGAACAGGCGGCAATCCCGCAGTTGATGATGCAACCGGGCAGCCATGCCCAACCGGTCGCCCACGAACGCCGAATGCCGGTCCGGCGCAGCCTGATCGACGCAGTGATGCGTCGTGTGCGCGCACTGTAG
- a CDS encoding thiolase family protein, with product MPDTNDIVIIGAARTPIGKFQGMFRAISATDLGAHVVREAVARAAIDPSQVDECILGNVVSAGLGQAPARQAALRGGLPESVGALTINKVCGSGLKAVTLAAALIRSGEASLIVAGGMESMSRAPYLLPQARSGYRLGNAELIDSLIHDGLWCAFEHHHMGHAADWTAQTYGIAREQQDSYAAESQARAVAAQDAGAFTDEIAPFRLQSGDILTTDEPPRRGVSLATLSKLLPAFSPDGTVTAGNAPGLTDGAAALVVTSARRAAELGVRPLARLTGVAQAAVAPREVFTAPVYAIRRLLAQTATTLDHYDLFEINEAFAAQIVQNIRALNLDTDRLNVHGGAIALGHPIGASGARILVTLIYALLRRGGGRGIAALCLGGGEAVAVAVEAAP from the coding sequence ATGCCTGACACAAACGACATTGTGATCATCGGCGCGGCGCGCACACCGATCGGGAAATTCCAGGGTATGTTTCGCGCCATCTCCGCCACCGACCTGGGTGCACACGTCGTTCGGGAAGCCGTTGCGCGCGCAGCGATTGACCCGTCGCAGGTCGATGAGTGCATTCTGGGAAATGTGGTCAGCGCCGGGCTTGGGCAGGCGCCTGCCCGTCAGGCGGCGCTGCGCGGCGGTCTCCCGGAATCGGTCGGCGCGCTGACGATCAACAAGGTCTGCGGCAGCGGTCTCAAGGCGGTGACGCTGGCTGCCGCGCTCATCCGCTCCGGTGAAGCGTCGCTCATCGTTGCTGGCGGGATGGAAAGCATGTCGCGCGCACCCTACCTGCTGCCCCAGGCGCGGAGCGGGTATCGCCTGGGAAACGCTGAACTGATCGACTCGCTCATCCATGACGGGCTATGGTGCGCATTCGAGCACCACCATATGGGGCATGCCGCCGACTGGACGGCGCAAACCTACGGGATTGCCCGTGAGCAGCAGGACAGCTACGCCGCCGAGTCGCAGGCGCGCGCCGTTGCGGCGCAGGATGCCGGGGCGTTTACCGACGAAATCGCGCCGTTCAGGTTGCAAAGCGGTGACATCCTGACCACTGACGAACCGCCCCGTCGCGGCGTGAGTCTCGCCACGCTCAGCAAACTTTTGCCTGCCTTCTCACCGGATGGAACCGTAACCGCTGGCAATGCCCCCGGTCTGACCGACGGCGCGGCTGCGCTGGTCGTCACCAGCGCCCGACGTGCTGCCGAACTCGGCGTGCGCCCGCTGGCGCGGCTGACCGGCGTGGCGCAGGCGGCAGTCGCGCCACGCGAGGTCTTCACCGCGCCGGTTTATGCTATCCGTCGCCTGCTGGCGCAAACCGCGACCACCCTCGACCATTACGACCTGTTCGAGATCAACGAAGCATTCGCGGCGCAGATCGTTCAGAACATCCGCGCCCTGAACCTCGATACCGACCGGTTGAATGTGCACGGCGGCGCAATTGCCCTGGGGCACCCGATCGGCGCCAGCGGTGCGCGCATTCTGGTGACGCTCATCTACGCCCTGCTGCGTCGCGGCGGCGGGCGCGGCATTGCTGCACTCTGCCTGGGTGGGGGCGAAGCCGTGGCAGTGGCGGTCGAGGCAGCACCCTGA